The genomic interval acaaaaatatacataaaagTGTCAAATTAAATATGTACCTATAGAAAATATATTACGATGAATAttgataaataattatatcGATAATTAAGTCTCTAACTTTCGAATGCAGCATAACTCATCCTATCTCGATATATTGATACAAAGATCCCTTGATCAGCCCGatttagcatttttttttttgactcaTTTCCCTAACAAGCAATGTATGCAcctgttctttcttttccatttttggtataatgtaaaaaattaattagttaaattacTATAATCTTCGTTTTGCTTCAATCCCACGCCTTGTTTTGTCTTGAATCAGATAAGTTTGATCTAATATCAAAGAGCAAAGAGCCTAAAATCAGTTGAGATCCTAGGCAGGGAAAACAATGAGCAATTACCTACACTATGGTCTATGGCTTGAACTCGTAGCAAACGCAGTCGAGTTGGTTGGAGTCAAAGCTTAATTTATCTGTTGGAACAACTTTCTTCTCCCTTCATTAACATCAAGTTATTCAACTTGGTCGTCCTCTCTTTTCATTACTGCAGCACCCAGCAGGACATGGACTTGAATTGGTAGATGATCAAATACAGAAAAGATTATCGATTAAAATATATCTACTTAGAATTTGGTAAACCGTTTAACCTATATAATTCGTACATAGAATTTagatttgtttgattttttctttgggGGGTTTAAGTATTAAAAAAGTTCTTCAATTATGGGTATTTATGCATTTTATGATATCTTAAGAAGtctttatcttttgatttgtGCACATACAAACGAAAACTTAACAAATGTCAAACTTAATGTCAATtagtatttttctttgtcCATGTGACAACCAATGTAACCACATGACAACTGATGCAAAATGGACTACATGACTACATCATATGCTAcgtaaataaaaaagaaattaactaCTATTGAGCTTGACGGTAATTGATATTTCGTTAGGATTAAAGATTTGTttaaatacaaattaaaagttttaagacttttttgaatatattaaaagataGCTGACTAATTAACCGAGTAGTAAGTacaaatttcatcaaactgaCTTGATCTAAAGAggaatgtaaaaaaaaaaatatgacttGAACTGGTcctatttttcatttgtttgttTTCAACATATGAGAAATGTGTTAAACAAATACATTAGGAGCCAGATAGCTAGGTaaagtcaattttaaaacaaataactttggtcattttcttctatttaatTAACATTTTGTGGGTGGTGCATGGATCAAGGTTTGGTAATATACAGGTCATTTTAGGAGGaaaacaaaacccaaaaaaaaaaaaaaggcagaagagctaattttgattaagtcTTTCTTTATATTCAGTCcaaagttttaattaataagttaAGTTGCAAGTGGTTAGACATCCATCCTCTCACAAAGAGTTGAAAAAGAGAATCCTTTCTCTCACATTGGCTCTCATATTTCTAATGGTAGAAAGTTcacaaatttctttggattaatttttcataatcaGTTTGAAAAGGTTCGacatattcaataaaattaaaacgaTACAGAAAAAATCAACATGGTCCTATGCAAAGATGATGCGTACAAATCAAAAGAATatccaaattttttatattttaaaagaaaaaatggttTGAAAAGGTAAAATCAACACCATGTTATTTGTTCTTAGActtggtttttatttattttttatttctgtaAACAAATGAATGAACAAACCAAATTAGTCAACCAGTGATGCAGGCCCCAAAAGCAAATAATTAACATTCCAAATGGAATAGAACAAATGAAACCTGTTTCCGAGCTAAACATTCCTGGAACAATCGAATCAAAAGCCTGGAATTTCCATATTCTGGTCTGAATCCATGCTCTCCTCAGGCCACTAGCTAGAGCCTGGAAATTTCTATGATTGAATTCCTAGAGTTGGGGATGTTGAGAAGCaattttcagaaaaatatattgttgCATAGTGACAAGTGCTAGCTAACTTGGATGGATTCAGGTATATTAGATCAGGAAGTTGTAAGTATAAGCAGAGACCCTGGATCTACACCACAAAGGCTGAAAATCAATCTAGATGAACCagtttttttatagaaaatagtATACGGTTATGGACGGATTCAGATGAAATATCGACGGAATTCTGAcgaaataaattaatttgtcAGGAAATATTAATCCTCCTTTCAGTTGACTCAGGTTAGATGGGCTTAGACTCACTGGCCCAAACTCGGCCCATTTAAACTTTGGGTGTTCATTGGCAGTTTGATTTTGATTCCCTTTGAGTATTTTTATCCGCCTGATTCAGGCAGAAATTATAGAAAACCAAAGCTTATGATCATGAACATAATCATATGACAAAAATTATTGCAAGACAGCTATTTTTTCCGAGAATGTGATTGTAggaaatgttttttttatttaatattttaaatttaattaatattatgttTCGTATTTCAAAAGAAAGTAGAATGATAATCGGCTCGTCACCCGATACGGTATTGTAAGAATGGTTTttcattattaaaaataaaaaattaaaaaattttaaaaaggtGTGAAAaagtagaaatttttttttatcaatgtggataaaaatattttagatttaatgtgattgtgtgacgtaattaaaattgaatttacattaaaactttatttgattcatatttttattattttaatttattaatcgttttaaaaaaaattaaaaataaatcatccaAGATTGCGAAAGTTACAGCACACTGACGTTTCGGTTGAGACTCAGACAGCAACAGATTTCCCGCCAATCTAAACCGTAGTCGCCGGTCAACTCTAGGGTAAACTTTGTTTAAGCATTGTCCGAATTGGATCAAAGATGAAAGTACAAAACTGCCCTCGCTTTTGTTTtcaggaaaagaaaaattcaatcattaaattgaaaaagaaaaatgtgaaactaaatatttattttatttatttttactttgtaCTTGTCAAcagtaaaaaatttaaaaaaatgtctAGTTTAATAGTAATTTAAGGGGAGGACTAATCCGTCAAGAGAAGAAAACTTCGAGGATAAAACCGTCAAAACGAGAAGGATTCCCAAATTGAAGTTGTCTGCCTTGGTTCTTCACGTAACACACACTCCTTGCCGTTAAGTCAGGTACTGGAGAGACTGTCATCACACTGACACTGATGGAAACGGAAATGGAAGCCGTTGAAAATGGGAACGACGCGACCGTTACCGAGAGCAACGTCCCAGTGGCCATAGACGGCGGCGAAGCAGCTGAAGGAGGAGGCGATGGGGGAAGCCGTGGCGATTCGGCGATCGGAGGGCGAAAGCGGAAGGAGCGAGTGAAGGGGCCGTGGTCGCCTGAGGAAGATGTGATACTGAGTGAACTGGTGAGCAAGTTCGGGGCGAGGAATTGGAGCTTGATTGCCCGAGGAATCGCCGGTCGTTCTGGCAAGTCGTGTCGGCTTCGTTGGTGTAATCAGCTTGACCCTGCCGTTAAGCGCAAGCCGTTTACTGGTACAAAGTCTACAcctttgttaaaattttgattgatctGTCAATGTGGTTatctatcttttcttttttcttttttggtttaatttttGGGAGTTGCTTGGATTATCTTTGCATGTTAGATTTATGTAATAATTTGAAGTTTACAGTACCATGTTTGTTCAAATTTCAGTTTTTGTCTTGTTCTAATTGTGCTGTGCTTTGAGTGAACAAGGATATGGATTCCCCAGAAGTTCAACACGACAACAATGCTgaactcttctttttttttttttgagggggggggggggggtgaatTTTAGGGACATGCGTGAGAGAAACAGAGATAgtagtgtagaaagtgaaaatcAAGTAGCCAGCTTTTGCTGTTGATTCACCTGTTCCTTGAAGAAATTGAACAGGAGTCGAGTGGTTAAGAAATGGGAGTAATTTTGACAAGCATTAGAGAAACTGGTTGTGATTAGGGAAGTGTCATTGCTTATAATGTTATAGGAAAGTAACAAGAAGGGGAAACTTTTTCTTCATATCATATGGTTGGCATTTGAGCAGAAATAATACTGTATCATCTTTAACTCTAAGCATATTGTGCTCGTATCCATATACTTAAAGTTCAGGGCAGAGTAGCCAGTATTGGCTTGTAACTTTCACTTCATCAGCGTTTTTGGCTGACGTACACATAATTATGCGTTTGTACAGTTGGTCAGTGCATTTAGGCTTACTTACAAGAATGGAAAATGTGCATTAAGTGATGTATTTGGTGCTTTCTGATAAAACTGAGCTAATAACCATGTTGGCTGCAGATGAGGAGGATCAGATGATAATTTCGGCACATGCAGTACATGGGAACAAATGGGCAGTGATCGCAAGGCTTCTACCTGGAAGAACAGACAATGCTATTAAAAATCACTGGAATTCGACATTGCGGCGTCGGTGCATGGAGCTTGGTAGAATAAAATCAGAATCTGAACATATGGCGGAAGATGCTAGCTTGGACAAGACCAAGGCATCATCTGAAGAAACTCTGTCTTGTGCTGAGGACAGTTCATTCAGATCTATGGAAGGAAAAGATGTAAGCTCTTTGGAAAAGTTAGATACTCAATTAAAGGGCAAATCACTGACAGGGATTCAATCTAGTCATGAATCAATTGAACCACCTACTCTTTTCCGTCCTGTAGCACGTGTGAGTGCTTTTAATGTTTATAATCATGTGGATAGACCAGAATTTGTTTTGCCGTGTTCAAGGCCTGTTCTAATGCAAGGACCTCTAATTCAAACATCAAAGCCAGATGTTGGGATCTGCAAATTGCATGAAGGAGTTTACAAGGAAGGTATAGTGCCTCTACAATGTGGTCATGGCTGTTGTGGGACTCAGAATGTTAGAAATGGAAACAGTAACTCTTTGCTGGGGCCAGAATTTGTGGAATTCTCAGAACCCCCATCTTTTCCAAATTATGAATTGGCTGCAATAGCCTCTGATATAAGTAACCTTGCTTGGCTGAAAAGTGGATTAGAAAATAACAGTGTCAGACCAATGGATGATGCAGCTGGTGGTACAACTTCTCATAGATCTCAAGTGTGCACGGGACATTTTGAAAAGACCAGAATGAGTGATCATTTCCATATTGAAGAGAGAAACAAGAAGTTGATGGGCAGAATGACCAACCTGCTGTCAACATAGAATCGGAGGCAATGGTACTTCCAGGTTGAGACATCGCCTTGACCTTGGTATGTATTAATGTCTAGCGGTGGTCAGAAAAATGATCAAGAGTGGTAGTCGAGGCTTTACAATAGCTCTGAATTAGCTTGGGGTTGATGCAGGAATGAGATCCTGGTTTCTTCTGTGTTTGAAGTAAACGCCATATGGTACTGAACTACAAGAAAGGCTTGATTGTTTCATGGTCATTGCAATGCTTGATCTATATGCTTAAATGGTCAGTGGTTGACAAATTTGATACTGGGGAGCTTGTTTACATTTTCATTTtacaaaaaccaaaataacctGTTAACATCCCTGTACCAGCTTGAATTGATGACAAAGTTTGGAAGCATTGATTTACATTCTGATTACTACTCTTCAtcttttttgttgtgtatgtATTTGTTCTCGTTTGTATTGAAGTTTTCACTAACTTTGTTGGGCTTAAGAATGTCTTCCCCAGTATCCAAATTGACTGATTTGAGGGATGATTTTAACAATACAGAGCACTAGCATTTGCCTGTAAGGGAGAAATATCTTGTTACACTCATGATTGGCTGAATAGCTAGTGGGAAAGGTATGGCCTATGGTAGAACGTAGACTAGTAGCGACAGTTAAAGAG from Theobroma cacao cultivar B97-61/B2 chromosome 5, Criollo_cocoa_genome_V2, whole genome shotgun sequence carries:
- the LOC18597631 gene encoding myb-related protein B — protein: METEMEAVENGNDATVTESNVPVAIDGGEAAEGGGDGGSRGDSAIGGRKRKERVKGPWSPEEDVILSELVSKFGARNWSLIARGIAGRSGKSCRLRWCNQLDPAVKRKPFTDEEDQMIISAHAVHGNKWAVIARLLPGRTDNAIKNHWNSTLRRRCMELGRIKSESEHMAEDASLDKTKASSEETLSCAEDSSFRSMEGKDVSSLEKLDTQLKGKSLTGIQSSHESIEPPTLFRPVARVSAFNVYNHVDRPEFVLPCSRPVLMQGPLIQTSKPDVGICKLHEGVYKEGIVPLQCGHGCCGTQNVRNGNSNSLLGPEFVEFSEPPSFPNYELAAIASDISNLAWLKSGLENNSVRPMDDAAGGTTSHRSQVCTGHFEKTRMSDHFHIEERNKKLMGRMTNLLST